One Heyndrickxia oleronia genomic window, AGGTGAGTATATTTGTAAAAACTTGATTTTAGCTGGTGGTACATGGTCGAGAGAACTGGGGAAAATGCTAGGAATCCATATACCCGTGAACCAGGTAAGGGGGCAAATTCTCGTAACTGAACCTTTAAAGCCGTTTATCAATTATACGATCAGTGGGATGAGACAGACAAATAATGGCGAAGTATTAATCGGCTATTCTATGGAGGAAGCAGGCTTTAATCGTTCAACTACATTAGATGTCATTCAGGAAACCGCAAATATGGCGAAGTATTACATACCTGATCTTGGTAAGGCAAAGGTTGTCAGAGCTTTTTCAGGTATACGTGCTGTCCCAGAAGATGGGTTGCCGATTATTGGGAAGGTTCCTTCTGTTAAAAACCTTTATGTCGCAACGATGCATAGTGGGGTCACGCTATCTCCGTTAGTAGGGACATTAATGACAGAATTATTAGTCGACGGAGATACATCCTTATCGATTGCTCCATATTCGATTGAAAGATTTAAATAAGGAGGAAAAGAAATGATGAATGATTTTGTAAAAGTAGGTAATCTTCAAGTAGCCCGAATTCTCTATGAATTTATTAATGCCGAAGCTTTACCAGGTAGCAAGGTGAATCAGGAGCAATTTTGGAATGGATTAGAAACCTTAATAAAAGATTTATCTCCGAAAAATAGAGCATTATTGGCTCAACGTGATGATTTACAAAATAAAATAAATGCTTGGCACCGTGAAAATCAGGAGTTTGATTTTCATAAATACCAATCATTTTTGCAGGAAATCGGCTACTTAGAGCCTGAGGTCGAGGATTTTAACATATTAACTGAACAAGTCGATGAAGAGGTGGCCATTCAAGCAGGACCACAGCTTGTCGTTCCTGTTGATAATGCACGCTATGCATTAAATGCTGCAAATGCTCGGTGGGGAAGCCTGTATGACGCGCTTTATGGGACTGATGCGATAAGTGAGGAAGCGGGAGCTCAACAGGAAGGAAGCTATAACCCGATTCGCGGGGAAAAGGTCATTCAATTTGCTAGAGAATTTTTGGATCAAGTCGTTCCATTAAAAGGAGCTTCACATAGTGAAGCAACGAAATATTTTATTGCTGATGGGAAACTAACGATTTTACTTAGAAATGGGCAAATGACAAGTCTCCAAGATGAGTCTAAATGTATTGGCTATAAAGGAACAACGGAGGAGCCATCCACTATTTTATTAAAAAATAATAAACTCCATTTAGAAATTCAAATTGACCCTACTCATCCAATTGGTCAAACCGATCAAGCGGGTATTAAAGATATTCTATTAGAATCAGCATTAACGACGATTATGGATTGTGAGGATTCAGTTGCTGCAGTAGATGCTGAGGATAAGGTACTCGTTTACCGTAATTGGCTTGGACTTATGAAGGGAGATTTGAGTGCTACGTTTAAAAAAGGAGACCAAATAATCACCAGAACTCTAAATAGTGATCGACTATATACTTCGCTTACTGGAGAAGAGGTGCGTTTAAAGGGTCGTTCTCTCATGTTTGTACGAAATGTAGGACATTTAATGACCAGTAATATGATACTAGACCAAGATGCCAACGAAGTTCCTGAAGGAATATTGGATGCCGTGTTTACTAGTTTACTAGCCAAACATTCTCTACTTGGAAACGGTGCCTATCAAAATTCCACGAAGGGATCGATTTATATCGTCAAGCCCAAGATGCATGGATCACAAGAGGTAGCATTTAGTAATGAACTTTTTGATCGCGTGGAAGACTTGCTTGGGTTAAAACGAAACACGTTAAAAATTGGGGTGATGGATGAGGAACGACGTACATCATTAAACTTGAAGGCATGCATTCGACAGGTGAAGGATCGAATTGTATTCATTAATACGGGGTTCTTGGACCGGACAGGAGATGAAATTCATACTTCGATGGAAATGGGTCCAATGATTCGGAAAAATCATATGAAATCAGCGAAATGGCTCCAGGCGTATGAGAAATCAAATGTCATGGTAGGTCTAGCAAGTGGATTCAAGGGTCATGCACAAATTGGTAAAGGGATGTGGGCGATGCCAGATTTAATGGCCGATATGTTAAAGCAAAAAATTGGTCATGTCAAAGCAGGGGCTAATACAGCTTGGGTGCCTTCACCAACAGCTGCCACTTTGCATGTTCTTCACTACCATCAAGTGGATGTGACAGAGGTACAGGAAAAGCTGGAAAAAGAAAGCGTGGATTTACTGAGGGATATTCTCGCGATTCCTGCAGCCAGTCAGATTGATTGGGAGCCTGAAGAGATTCAGCAAGAATTAGATAATAATGCACAAGGCATTCTTGGCTATGTTGTTCGCTGGGTGGAACAAGGTATCGGCTGTTCGAAAGTCCCTGATATTCATAATGTTGCTTTAATGGAGGATCGGGCCACTTTACGAATTTCGAGTCAGCATATCGCGAATTGGCTCCATCATGGAATATGTACGGAGGATCAAGTACGGGAAACATTCCAACGGATGGCCAAAATAGTCGATGAGCAAAATGCGGGAGATTCTAATTACCGACCGATGTCAGAGGATTACTCTAATTCTATTGCTTTTCAAGCTGCCTGTGACCTAGTCTTCAAAGGCTATGATCAACCAAATGGATATACCGAACCAATCTTACATCGTCGCCGTTTAGAGGCAAAGGCAAAATTTGCTGTTAAACAATAAATTGGGGGATTCTAGTTTTTTCCGGAAATAAGTAGAGAGGAGTTAGTGTGTTGAAATTTACTAGATTTCAAGTGGATTCTACCATTTATACTGGAGTAATTATCGAAGGAGTCGTTAAGGAAATAACGGGGGATATATTTGGGGATTGGAAGCATACGGGTTTGGAATTTCTAGAAAATGAAGTGAAATTATTGGCTCCCATAGAGCCGAACCAAATTATTGGAATCGGAGCAAATTATGTTTCCAAGGTAGAAGATTTACCAAGTGAACTACCAGACATTCCTGTATTTTTCTTTAAACCTACTTCATCCGTTATCGGAACGGAGGAAAGCATTGTCATTCCTGAAGGGATTGACCAAGTGAAATTTGAAGCGGAATTAGCGATTATTATTGGGAAGGAAGCAAAAAATATCCCTGAAGCTGAAGTGCTAAATTATGTATTTGGCTATACTATTGCCAATGATGTAACTGCCCCACAATATTTCCATCAAGATGGCCATTGGACAATCGGTAAATCATTTGACACATTCACACCTTTAGGACCGGTTATTGAAACTGAACTGAACCCGTTTCAGGTTCATGTTGAAGCAAGCCTAAACCATATAGAAAAGCAAAATAGCCCAACTGAATTAATGATCATACCGATTCGCAAAATGATTTCCTATCTTACAACAGTCATGACTCTTAAACCAGGTGACGTGATATTAACAGGAAGCCCTGTCGGCGCAGAGTTTGTAGGAGAAGGAGATGTTATTGAGTGTGAAATAAAAGGGATTGGTAGACTTCGAAATAGGTTGGCTACGGCAAAAATATTGACCTGATCACTTTACTACCTAAAGCCTAATGGAACCTACGTCCTCAAAACTATTAACGTGTTTTTACTGGAATAAAGGCAGTAGTGTCCTGTGAAATGAAAGATTGTGAACATGTTAGTAAAATATGATGGAGCTGTCTGAAAAACAAAGTATCAGACAGCCCTAGTTGTGTAAGATAGAACCTAAAAAAATTACTAGTGTTTTGCCTTTTAGTTAAAACTCCTCATACGTTGCAGGGTCTTGATTTTTCATTCTACCATCCGGTTGTGTCAGTTCATTAATTCGTTTCATTTCTGCATCATCTAGTGAAAAGTCAAAGATTGAGATATTTTCAAGTTGACGTATTGGAGATGCGGATTTAGGGATTGGAATCGCTCCTAGCTGAACATGCCAGCGTAATATCACTTGGGAAACAGTTTTATTATGCTGCTCAGCAATCTGTTTAATCGTTTCATTTTCTAGTAGTAGGTTTGCTCGAGCGATTGGGCTCCAGGATTCTGTTATAATGTTTTTTTCTTGATGGAATGTTCTTTGTGATTCCTGATTGAAGAAAGGATGTAATTCAATTTGGTTAATGCTTGGTAATACCCCAGTTTCCTTTTCCAACCGTTCTATATGTTCAGGTAAGAAATTGCAAACACCGATAGAACGAATGAATCCCCATTTTTTTGCATCAATTAATGCTTGCCAAGCTTCTACATAATGATCTTGTTTTGGATTAGGCCAATGGATTAAATACAAATCATAATAGTCTAAATTTGCTCGGTATAATGATTCTTGAATCGTTGTAACGGCTTTATCATATGTATGATAGCGACCTGGTAATTTGGATGTAATAATCAATTCCTGCCTTGGAACTGAACTGCGTCGAACGGCCTCTCCAACGGTTCCTTCATTTTCATAATTATAAGCGGAATCAATAAGACGATAACCTACATCAATGGCGCTCTTTATTGCATTAGCCCCTTCATTTCCATTCAGTTTGTATGTACCAAAACCGATAGTTGGCAAAACGAGCCCATCATTAAGAGTTATCTCTGGAATGGATTTACTCATATTAGACACTCCTTCCTATAGTAATGTTAGAATATCACCCTCTTGAAGGAAAGTTCAAATATTTGATTCGGTAAGGGGAGCGCTGGTCGGAGCTTTCATTTTTAATTTTGAACTTATCCAATCAGGATTAAATAATGAACGTAAAACGAATGATGGATAATGTTATAGAATTCTTCGTTTGACCTATAAGGTATGACATTAAAGATAATCACTTCGTATTTGTGTATTTTTCCTTAGATGTAGGTGTGTTGAAAAAAATGCAAATAAAAATAAAGAATTTCGAAATAATAACTGTACGATTGGTTAATTCAAGTAAAGGTGGTAATTTTATGAGTGCCGTTTT contains:
- a CDS encoding malate synthase G; the protein is MNDFVKVGNLQVARILYEFINAEALPGSKVNQEQFWNGLETLIKDLSPKNRALLAQRDDLQNKINAWHRENQEFDFHKYQSFLQEIGYLEPEVEDFNILTEQVDEEVAIQAGPQLVVPVDNARYALNAANARWGSLYDALYGTDAISEEAGAQQEGSYNPIRGEKVIQFAREFLDQVVPLKGASHSEATKYFIADGKLTILLRNGQMTSLQDESKCIGYKGTTEEPSTILLKNNKLHLEIQIDPTHPIGQTDQAGIKDILLESALTTIMDCEDSVAAVDAEDKVLVYRNWLGLMKGDLSATFKKGDQIITRTLNSDRLYTSLTGEEVRLKGRSLMFVRNVGHLMTSNMILDQDANEVPEGILDAVFTSLLAKHSLLGNGAYQNSTKGSIYIVKPKMHGSQEVAFSNELFDRVEDLLGLKRNTLKIGVMDEERRTSLNLKACIRQVKDRIVFINTGFLDRTGDEIHTSMEMGPMIRKNHMKSAKWLQAYEKSNVMVGLASGFKGHAQIGKGMWAMPDLMADMLKQKIGHVKAGANTAWVPSPTAATLHVLHYHQVDVTEVQEKLEKESVDLLRDILAIPAASQIDWEPEEIQQELDNNAQGILGYVVRWVEQGIGCSKVPDIHNVALMEDRATLRISSQHIANWLHHGICTEDQVRETFQRMAKIVDEQNAGDSNYRPMSEDYSNSIAFQAACDLVFKGYDQPNGYTEPILHRRRLEAKAKFAVKQ
- a CDS encoding aldo/keto reductase; the encoded protein is MSKSIPEITLNDGLVLPTIGFGTYKLNGNEGANAIKSAIDVGYRLIDSAYNYENEGTVGEAVRRSSVPRQELIITSKLPGRYHTYDKAVTTIQESLYRANLDYYDLYLIHWPNPKQDHYVEAWQALIDAKKWGFIRSIGVCNFLPEHIERLEKETGVLPSINQIELHPFFNQESQRTFHQEKNIITESWSPIARANLLLENETIKQIAEQHNKTVSQVILRWHVQLGAIPIPKSASPIRQLENISIFDFSLDDAEMKRINELTQPDGRMKNQDPATYEEF
- a CDS encoding fumarylacetoacetate hydrolase family protein; the encoded protein is MKFTRFQVDSTIYTGVIIEGVVKEITGDIFGDWKHTGLEFLENEVKLLAPIEPNQIIGIGANYVSKVEDLPSELPDIPVFFFKPTSSVIGTEESIVIPEGIDQVKFEAELAIIIGKEAKNIPEAEVLNYVFGYTIANDVTAPQYFHQDGHWTIGKSFDTFTPLGPVIETELNPFQVHVEASLNHIEKQNSPTELMIIPIRKMISYLTTVMTLKPGDVILTGSPVGAEFVGEGDVIECEIKGIGRLRNRLATAKILT